The genomic stretch GCTGGTCATTGTgctgattagagttcttaaggttttcaaaaattgtctttattgGCAATGTCACTGTGATCATATAACTTGTTCTCATTCAGCCCACTCCactctctatcagttcatatgggtctcctcaggtttctctgaaaccatccccttcatcatttttctcagcacaaaagtattctataacacacacataaataatttgttcagtcattctccaattcatgGGTGCCCccaagtttccaattctttatcattacaaaaagagcaactatagctatttgggggcagctaggtggtacaatggatagaatgccaggcctggacccagggagactcatcttcctgaattcaaatctggtcagAGACACTtagtgatcctaggcaagtcacttaactttgtgtgcctcagtttcctcatctgtaaaatgaggtggagaaggggcagctaggtggcgcagtggatagagcaccggccctgaagtcaggagtacctgagttcaaatctggcctcagacacttaaaacttactagctgtgtgaccctgggcaagtcacttaaccccaattgcctcactaaaacaacaacaaaaaaaacaacaacaacaacaacaaaatgaggtggagaagaaaatggaaaacctctccagtatctttttttttttttttgcagggcaatgagggtcaagtgacttgcccagggtcacacagctagtaactgtctgaggccagatttgaactcaggtactcctgaatccagggccagtgctttatccactgcaccacctcgctgcccccctctccagtatctttgccaagaaaaccccaaatggggtcataaagagtcagacacaactgaaatgactaaacaaataaatatttttgtatatgagtCCCGAGtcctctaaattatttttttaattaataaatttccAAGCTTTAAAATTCTCAAATGGTCATTTCAAACAATTATTTATTGTATGCCTGCTTTTTGGAAAGTATCAGTAAATGATATCTAAATAAAAAcgtttttctccccacccctgcaATATTTAAACTTCCATATCCTCTGACCAGAGCAGAGAACCTTGCTAATTAATTGGGGGTCCCAGACAAGGTCACCTCTGCTATCCTGGCAAAGACAGATTTtgaatgttcttttgtttttttggtgaggcaattggggtcaagtgacttgcccagggtcacacagagctagtaagtgtcaagtgtctgaggccagatttgaactcaggtcctcttgaatccagggccggtgctctatccactgcgctgcctagctgcccctgaatgctcttttaaaataaatctttttcatAACGTTTCTCTATCACTTATATTCTCTACTCAATACTGTCACCTTACAGAATGGTTGGGACTCTGGAAACCTCGGAATTATTTTCTaatcctgacttttgtttttaatcacaaTACATAGGTTGCTCCAGTTAAATCATCTCGGCCAAAGCAACATTTCTCCTCTGCTGGCACCATCGAAAGCGTTAACCTGGATGCCATCCCTCGGGCCATTGCACGCCTGGACAACAGTGCAGCCAAGCACAAACTGTCTGTGAAGCCAAAGAACCAAAGGGTGTCCAAGAAGCACAGGAGGTTGTCCAAAGTATGAAGCCATTCTTGTTGACTCAGATCTACTTGCATCCTGGGCATAAATTCCACAGGATAAGGCCTTACATTTCTGAGTTCCCATAGGGTAGGGAGAGGGTAGGCAGTAGAGTGTGAGAACAAGAGGAGTTGTCCTAAGATAAGGGGCCCCCCTTTTAAGGTAAGTGAACCCAAAATTGGAAGTGCTATCACCCTTATCTATATTTAGTTGGATTACAAGCATAAACCTtatcttcagggcagctaggtggcacagtggatagagcaccggcactggattcaggaggacctgagttcaaatccagcctcagacacttgacacttaatagctgtgtgaccctgggaaagtcacttaaccccaattgcctcaaaaaaaaaatcttcaaccTATCTCCAAGTTTCATTTCTTATTGCTTCTACATAGACTTCACAGTCATATTGCCAAAGCCTTCTAAGCAGGAGTattctggcaaatgtttaacaggCAGCtccttggagggaaaaaaagaaatgtgcacaggacacacttttaagtttaatctgcattattcacatttttttccatcacttccttaagtccTGACAAGGATTGGCAAACTAAGGCAGTGGGCCAAATCCAGCAAGCTACCTGCTTTCCTATGGCCTTTGacttaaaaaagatttttacatttttaaatgttttgaataaatgaaatacCATTAAAAGTAAGGTCATTATTAAATAAGCATTAAATAAAAGCCACTCTTGGGAGGAGGGACAGACAGATTTGGCCCTTCAGCCGTTGTTTGTAGTCCTCTCATCtagacaattaaaataaaatatctggggcagctagatggcacagtggataaagcaccggccctggattcaagagtacctgagttcaaatccagcctcaaacacttaacacttactagctgtgtgaccctgggcaagtcacttaaccccaattgccccgccaaaaaaaaaaaatatatatatatatatatgagaaatgttgcTTTGGCCAAGATGATTTAACTGgagcaacatatatatatatatatatatgttgatctatatatatatcaagcCCTGAGTTGTGGTTCAGGTGAAAAATTTGTCATccaggtataaatgttcacagtgaaaatttaacagtttgcTTACAGAACCTATCTGAGCTAGCCTTAGCACACCCGAGCTGCCAcgcaaccattttttttttttttttggtgaggcaatgagggttaagtgacttgcccagggtcacacagctagtaagtgtcaagtgtctgaggtcagatttgaacttaggtcctcctgagtctactGCTTTATCCACCAAGCCAACCATTTTTTAACAGTTTCCCTTAAGTACAAATCTGTTATCTTCTTCCAGATCTATCCACTGTCATCCAGTGATGAGAAAAATTGATTTGAAGTAGGGTGGGCTGAGGTGGGATATACCAGTTGTAAAGGATTTTACTCCAGCTCCTGCCACTTACTTTCCCTTATGGCCtgtggtaaatcatttaacttttcttgggGGAGTGGTTGGGAGCCAGAAGGGTTGGCTTGCTTGGTTTTGAtctgtatctgtgatttcatcttctATTATAGAAACTCCCTTTAGTGATGCTAATTTGCAACAGTCTAGGTGTGTTGCCAGCACTAAAAgagtcttaccaaaaaaaaaaaaatcagataaccAGTCCATGCTGAAAGCAATAGGCCCGTTTATTTGGTATGTTTAAGGAAAGAGCATAGGGTTTTACTGGAAATACCATTGGTCTTTCTAGACTACAATCACGACCTATCTTAGGGAATTTCTTAGAGTTTGGAGGTTAATTGATTTATCCTTGGTCatatagtatgtgtcagaagcaaggtTTGAGCCTTTATCGTCCAGACACCAAAGCCAGCCCTCTAcaactacaccatgctgcctctcgtGACACAGTTtatccaattattttatattaatcaaCACTTGTCCCTTCTTTTGAGTTAAAACATACATTATAAATACTTAATgatctataaaacaaaacaaaagccatttTAAAAGCGCTAATTCTGTTTCCCTCTCCAATGTTAGGACCAACAAAACGATCAAGAAAGCTTTGAGAGTCAGCTGTCACTAGACCAGAATGGACACtctggagaagaaaaacaaacttggCATGAAGAGGAACTCAAACCACTTGattcagaagaagagaaaagacagcAAGAGGAATATTGGAGAAATCTTGAGGCTGAAtatagaagacaaaaggaagagaagaaacgACTAGAAGAGCAAAGGCTTCATGAAGTAGAGAGAAGGCTTTGGGAAGAGACTCGAAAAGCACttctggaggaggaagaggaggaagaggaggaagaggaagaagaggaagaagaggaagaagaggaagaaacagagaaacaggagCATCCGGAAAGGCAGAGGCCACAGGAAGAGGAGAGGGCAAAGCCTGAAGAACAGAATTGGCAAGAGCTagaggaaaacagacaaaaagaggcaaaacagaaggagctagaggaggaaactaGCTTGGAGGAGGTGGAGGAACAACCATGTGGGCAGCAAGAGGCCAAGAAGCTGCTGGAGGAGGCACtacaagagaagaggaagaaagagattgagaaaCAGCATCAGGAGGAGGAAGCCAAGCTACTGGAGGAGCTCAAGAGACAAGAGGAGACAGaggaacagaggcagagagaggctgAAAAGCAGAGACGGGAAGATGAAGTAAAGCTACTAGAAGAGCTTGAGGAACAAGACTTGGGGATAGAAGAACAGAGCAGGCAAGAGATGGAAAAGCACCTTCagacagaagagagggaagaggaggagcagcCGCAGCGGCAGCAATGGGAGAAAGCGGGGAAGCACTCAGAGACATCCCAGGAGCAGAGCATCCAAGGGCTTCAGCTGCATCACCAGGGCCAGGAGGCACAGAAGCCACCTGAGTCCGGAGAGGAAAGGCACCTGCAGAGCCCAGCCCGGGGCCACTCCAAAAACCTAGAGGAACAAAAATGCCCCCAGCATGAAAGCCACAAGAGAAACTTAAGGGAACTTCAGCTTGTAGAAAAGCTAAATCCCCAGGCAGAGGAGGCGAGGGAGGGGCAGCAGACAGTGTCGGATGGTCATAGAGGTGCTCCTCTGCttcaggaagaaagagaaggggctCAACAGGGACATCCCCAGAAAGAAAAGAGGCGGCCAGAAGCTGAGCTGGCCCAGGCCGAGAAGAGAGAAACTGTCCCCCTGAAGAACGACCAGATGGGGGAGGAACTGAGATGGCAAGAAGTTGAGGAAAGGCAGACTATGCCCAGACCATATACATTCCAAGTGTCATCAGGAGGAAAGCAAATCCTGTTTCCCAAAGTCAATCTGAGTCCAGTTACCCTCGGGAAGGAGTCGGGGCTTCCATCCACGTCACAGGAGGCCACAGCCAGTAAGTCCAGTAAGGcctcccaccctctcccttcttctctaaGCATTCCCCACACGGCGATCCTGGTCACGGGAGCACAGTTGTGTGGCCCAGCTGTCAACCTGAACCAGATCAAGGACCCAGCTTGCAAGACTTTACTGGGTTtgtcagaagaaaaaaagcacatgGACATTCCTGCTTTGGAAAATGCTCCACGAGGCACTCAGGAGACACGGGCAGCCAGCAGCAAGGCCAAGTTTCCTCAGGAGTCTTCGAGCAGTAAGGCTGCCCTAGCTGAGTGGGAATCTATTCGTTCTAGAATCCTAAAGAATACTGATAGTGGCCAAGTCAATGAGAGGGACCTGTTACGGCACAGTGGCGAAAGTACAACCAAAGGTAGGGGTGATTCCCGGGGAAACCTGAGGAAAACCTTATCAGCCAACGCAAAATTCTCCATCATGCCTGCTTGGCAGAAATTCTCTGACGGCGGCCTTGAAGGCCAAAAGCAGAATGCAGAAAACCTTAGGAATAAGTCTGGGCTGGGCCCCAGCGAAAGAGCAGAGGTCCAGCCTCCTGCTGGTGGTAATAGTGGACACCAAAAAACTCCAGAGAGAACTGGGATGCAGCAGGAGCCCACCAACATTGCAGAGGGATATAAATTTGCCAAAgaccttccatctttccttgttCCAAGTTCACCTCTTGCTCCACAGAAAGCCCTGGTCCAGCTAGACTTGGCAACTCCCTCTGAAAGTGAGACCAGCAACGTGGGGAAAGCAGAGGATGGCGTACCAAGCGGGGAGGAGAGCACATCACCTTTTGGGATAAAGCTGAGAAGGACCAACTACTCCTTGCGTTTTCACTATGACCAGCAAGCGGaacaatcaaagaaaaagaagaggcatAGCACAGGGGACAATTTGGATGGGGTAGCGTCTGTGCTGAAGAGtaaagagggggagaaagaaactATCATTATCAAAAGCACCACATCACCTACCCAAGAGACAAAGAATGAGCCACTGGGTTCAAAAGACTCTCTAGATGGCCTTCCTAACCTTGGGCATCACCCAGCTCAGCCAGCACCCCTGCTCCCCAGTAACCACATTCCTTCTTTAGATCATGACAAGCCAGGGGCTAAATCACCACTGCCGCAGAAGCCAGCCCTAGCCCCCAAACCCACCAATCAGACCCCAccatcctctcccctttccaaaatGGGAAGGCCGTTCTTGGCTGAGCTACTAACTAGGCGGGCAGTAAAACCAGACCAGGATCCCAGCGAGAAGCTAAATGGGGGTGAACTTCTGCTACCACCTGTGCCCCAcactgagaagagaaaggaagaggagacagCAGAAAAGAAATTCCCTTCtccatttgtctctgtctcccaacAAGAGAAACTTGACAAAACCCTCGAGAGTGGGAGAAAAGGTGGGTAAGTTTGGAAACtctctaggtggcagagtgg from Dromiciops gliroides isolate mDroGli1 chromosome 6, mDroGli1.pri, whole genome shotgun sequence encodes the following:
- the CRACD gene encoding capping protein-inhibiting regulator of actin dynamics isoform X1 — protein: MGTRAFSHDSIFIPDGGAESEQTVQALSQDNILGKVKTHQPQLGKNIKFGRSPPPTSLPMKRTETPSREASLDEDLFLSSPMEIVTHQDLVPSDSENKSSDTPTSLSPLNLPGTGSEMEEKVAPVKSSRPKQHFSSAGTIESVNLDAIPRAIARLDNSAAKHKLSVKPKNQRVSKKHRRLSKDQQNDQESFESQLSLDQNGHSGEEKQTWHEEELKPLDSEEEKRQQEEYWRNLEAEYRRQKEEKKRLEEQRLHEVERRLWEETRKALLEEEEEEEEEEEEEEEEEEEEETEKQEHPERQRPQEEERAKPEEQNWQELEENRQKEAKQKELEEETSLEEVEEQPCGQQEAKKLLEEALQEKRKKEIEKQHQEEEAKLLEELKRQEETEEQRQREAEKQRREDEVKLLEELEEQDLGIEEQSRQEMEKHLQTEEREEEEQPQRQQWEKAGKHSETSQEQSIQGLQLHHQGQEAQKPPESGEERHLQSPARGHSKNLEEQKCPQHESHKRNLRELQLVEKLNPQAEEAREGQQTVSDGHRGAPLLQEEREGAQQGHPQKEKRRPEAELAQAEKRETVPLKNDQMGEELRWQEVEERQTMPRPYTFQVSSGGKQILFPKVNLSPVTLGKESGLPSTSQEATASKSSKASHPLPSSLSIPHTAILVTGAQLCGPAVNLNQIKDPACKTLLGLSEEKKHMDIPALENAPRGTQETRAASSKAKFPQESSSSKAALAEWESIRSRILKNTDSGQVNERDLLRHSGESTTKGRGDSRGNLRKTLSANAKFSIMPAWQKFSDGGLEGQKQNAENLRNKSGLGPSERAEVQPPAGGNSGHQKTPERTGMQQEPTNIAEGYKFAKDLPSFLVPSSPLAPQKALVQLDLATPSESETSNVGKAEDGVPSGEESTSPFGIKLRRTNYSLRFHYDQQAEQSKKKKRHSTGDNLDGVASVLKSKEGEKETIIIKSTTSPTQETKNEPLGSKDSLDGLPNLGHHPAQPAPLLPSNHIPSLDHDKPGAKSPLPQKPALAPKPTNQTPPSSPLSKMGRPFLAELLTRRAVKPDQDPSEKLNGGELLLPPVPHTEKRKEEETAEKKFPSPFVSVSQQEKLDKTLESGRKEKPVLQSWHSLEGSKSAEKTETAQPQWVTLALQKQKGFREQQATREERKQAREAKQAERVSKNNAGVSQQPESGTVSRIGSFHKSTAQEDEKKTETAVSRLERREQLKKSNTLPTSVTVDISDSAMPASLVKEVPKRFSTPDAAPVSTEPAWLALAKRKAKAWSDCPQIIK
- the CRACD gene encoding capping protein-inhibiting regulator of actin dynamics isoform X2; the encoded protein is MTVFLSLMGEQKVSRQFKHYHRTTFWAKSKLISRLSSMFLPQLGKNIKFGRSPPPTSLPMKRTETPSREASLDEDLFLSSPMEIVTHQDLVPSDSENKSSDTPTSLSPLNLPGTGSEMEEKVAPVKSSRPKQHFSSAGTIESVNLDAIPRAIARLDNSAAKHKLSVKPKNQRVSKKHRRLSKDQQNDQESFESQLSLDQNGHSGEEKQTWHEEELKPLDSEEEKRQQEEYWRNLEAEYRRQKEEKKRLEEQRLHEVERRLWEETRKALLEEEEEEEEEEEEEEEEEEEEETEKQEHPERQRPQEEERAKPEEQNWQELEENRQKEAKQKELEEETSLEEVEEQPCGQQEAKKLLEEALQEKRKKEIEKQHQEEEAKLLEELKRQEETEEQRQREAEKQRREDEVKLLEELEEQDLGIEEQSRQEMEKHLQTEEREEEEQPQRQQWEKAGKHSETSQEQSIQGLQLHHQGQEAQKPPESGEERHLQSPARGHSKNLEEQKCPQHESHKRNLRELQLVEKLNPQAEEAREGQQTVSDGHRGAPLLQEEREGAQQGHPQKEKRRPEAELAQAEKRETVPLKNDQMGEELRWQEVEERQTMPRPYTFQVSSGGKQILFPKVNLSPVTLGKESGLPSTSQEATASKSSKASHPLPSSLSIPHTAILVTGAQLCGPAVNLNQIKDPACKTLLGLSEEKKHMDIPALENAPRGTQETRAASSKAKFPQESSSSKAALAEWESIRSRILKNTDSGQVNERDLLRHSGESTTKGRGDSRGNLRKTLSANAKFSIMPAWQKFSDGGLEGQKQNAENLRNKSGLGPSERAEVQPPAGGNSGHQKTPERTGMQQEPTNIAEGYKFAKDLPSFLVPSSPLAPQKALVQLDLATPSESETSNVGKAEDGVPSGEESTSPFGIKLRRTNYSLRFHYDQQAEQSKKKKRHSTGDNLDGVASVLKSKEGEKETIIIKSTTSPTQETKNEPLGSKDSLDGLPNLGHHPAQPAPLLPSNHIPSLDHDKPGAKSPLPQKPALAPKPTNQTPPSSPLSKMGRPFLAELLTRRAVKPDQDPSEKLNGGELLLPPVPHTEKRKEEETAEKKFPSPFVSVSQQEKLDKTLESGRKEKPVLQSWHSLEGSKSAEKTETAQPQWVTLALQKQKGFREQQATREERKQAREAKQAERVSKNNAGVSQQPESGTVSRIGSFHKSTAQEDEKKTETAVSRLERREQLKKSNTLPTSVTVDISDSAMPASLVKEVPKRFSTPDAAPVSTEPAWLALAKRKAKAWSDCPQIIK
- the CRACD gene encoding capping protein-inhibiting regulator of actin dynamics isoform X3, whose product is MKRTETPSREASLDEDLFLSSPMEIVTHQDLVPSDSENKSSDTPTSLSPLNLPGTGSEMEEKVAPVKSSRPKQHFSSAGTIESVNLDAIPRAIARLDNSAAKHKLSVKPKNQRVSKKHRRLSKDQQNDQESFESQLSLDQNGHSGEEKQTWHEEELKPLDSEEEKRQQEEYWRNLEAEYRRQKEEKKRLEEQRLHEVERRLWEETRKALLEEEEEEEEEEEEEEEEEEEEETEKQEHPERQRPQEEERAKPEEQNWQELEENRQKEAKQKELEEETSLEEVEEQPCGQQEAKKLLEEALQEKRKKEIEKQHQEEEAKLLEELKRQEETEEQRQREAEKQRREDEVKLLEELEEQDLGIEEQSRQEMEKHLQTEEREEEEQPQRQQWEKAGKHSETSQEQSIQGLQLHHQGQEAQKPPESGEERHLQSPARGHSKNLEEQKCPQHESHKRNLRELQLVEKLNPQAEEAREGQQTVSDGHRGAPLLQEEREGAQQGHPQKEKRRPEAELAQAEKRETVPLKNDQMGEELRWQEVEERQTMPRPYTFQVSSGGKQILFPKVNLSPVTLGKESGLPSTSQEATASKSSKASHPLPSSLSIPHTAILVTGAQLCGPAVNLNQIKDPACKTLLGLSEEKKHMDIPALENAPRGTQETRAASSKAKFPQESSSSKAALAEWESIRSRILKNTDSGQVNERDLLRHSGESTTKGRGDSRGNLRKTLSANAKFSIMPAWQKFSDGGLEGQKQNAENLRNKSGLGPSERAEVQPPAGGNSGHQKTPERTGMQQEPTNIAEGYKFAKDLPSFLVPSSPLAPQKALVQLDLATPSESETSNVGKAEDGVPSGEESTSPFGIKLRRTNYSLRFHYDQQAEQSKKKKRHSTGDNLDGVASVLKSKEGEKETIIIKSTTSPTQETKNEPLGSKDSLDGLPNLGHHPAQPAPLLPSNHIPSLDHDKPGAKSPLPQKPALAPKPTNQTPPSSPLSKMGRPFLAELLTRRAVKPDQDPSEKLNGGELLLPPVPHTEKRKEEETAEKKFPSPFVSVSQQEKLDKTLESGRKEKPVLQSWHSLEGSKSAEKTETAQPQWVTLALQKQKGFREQQATREERKQAREAKQAERVSKNNAGVSQQPESGTVSRIGSFHKSTAQEDEKKTETAVSRLERREQLKKSNTLPTSVTVDISDSAMPASLVKEVPKRFSTPDAAPVSTEPAWLALAKRKAKAWSDCPQIIK